In a genomic window of Aptenodytes patagonicus chromosome 24, bAptPat1.pri.cur, whole genome shotgun sequence:
- the GOLGA7 gene encoding golgin subfamily A member 7, with amino-acid sequence MRPQQAPVSGKVFIQRDYSGGTRCQFQSKFPAELENRIDRQQFEETVRTLNNLYAEAEKLGGQSYLEGCLACLTAYTIFLCMETHYEKVLKKIAKFIQEQNEKIYAPQGLLLTDPIERGLRVIEITIYEDRGMTSGR; translated from the exons ATGAGGCCGCAGCAGGCGCCCGTGTCGGGCAAGGTGTTCATCCAGCGCGACTACAGCGGCGGGACGCGGTGCCAGTTCCAGAGCAAGTTCCCGGCCGAGCTGGAGAACAGG ATTGATAGGCAGCAGTTTGAAGAGACTGTCCGAACACTGAATAACCTCTATGCAGAAGCTGAAAAACTTGGGGGTCAATCTTATCTTGAAGGGTGTCTCGCCTGTCTGACTGCCTATACCATCTTCTTGTGCATGGAAACGCATTATGAAAAG GTTCTAAAGAAAATTGCCAAGTTCATTCAGGAACAGAACGAGAAGATCTATGCTCCTCAGGGCCTCCTTCTGACAGACCCCATTGAAAGAGGACTAAGAGTT ATTGAAATTACCATTTATGAAGACAGAGGTATGACCAGTGGAAGATAA
- the GINS4 gene encoding DNA replication complex GINS protein SLD5 has protein sequence MASGEGTEGDSDGGSEELVLTPAQLIHSLEQAWLNEKFAPELLESKPEIIECVVEQLDHMEANLKRAKRGDLKVSVHRMEIERIRYVLSSYLRCRLVKIEKFFPHVLEKEKSRAEGEPSILSPEEFAFAKEYMANTETYLKNVALKHMPPNLQKVSLLKSVPKPNLDSFVFLRVLERQENILVEPETDEQREYTIDLEKGSQHLIRYKTIAPLVASGAVQLI, from the exons ATGGCGAGCGGTGAGGGGACGGAGGGGGACTCGGATGGGGGCAGTGAGGAACTGGTGCTTACCCCGGCGCAGCTCATCCACAGCCTGGAGCAG GCCTGGCTGAATGAGAAGTTTGCCCCAGAGCTGTTGGAGAGCAAACCTGAGATCATTGAGTGTGTTGTGGAGCAGTTGGACCATATG GAGGCAAACCTGAAACGGGCAAAGAGAGGAGACTTGAAGGTCAGCGTTCACCGCATGGAGATTGAAAGGATCCGTTACGTGCTCAGCAGCTACTTGCGATGTAGGCTTGTGAAG ATAGAGAAGTTTTTCCCCCATGTCCTGGAGAAGGAGAAGTCTCGAGCCGAAGGGGAGCCTTCCATTCTATCACCGGAGGAGTTTGCCTTTGCTAAAGA GTACATGGCAAACACAGAGACTTATCTGAAAAACGTGGCCCTAAAACACATGCCACCCAACCTGCAGAAAGTGTCTCTCCTAAAATCAG TTCCGAAGCCCAACCTGGACTCCTTTGTGTTCCTGAGGGTGTTGGAGCGTCAGGAGAACATCCTGGTCGAGCCAGAGACGGATGAGCAGAG AGAGTACACCATCGACCTGGAGAAGGGCTCGCAGCATCTGATCCGGTACAAGACCATTGCCCCGCTGGTGGCCTCGGGAGCGGTGCAGCTCATCTGA
- the LOC143170567 gene encoding protein phosphatase 1 regulatory subunit 3C-B-like, whose product MSCGELFQVYSARAIAPRAVPVDLAMRLCLSHSPPIRKLLNSYEELRGNRGRKPLRSCLNQKLSAEPEPERQDSTKSSKGQKKRVVFADMKGLSLTAVRFFSKIEEDLCDLQHALSDLACFRPRLWDSRPEVCRYVLDFPQPSADYTTFRSRLHSNHVCLENCLIQDRALSGTVKVRNIEYEKKVMVRITFDGWKSFRDISCQYMHSTYSSADTDTFSFELALPKPSVSRRATEFCISFQCGQKTHWDNNHGRNYKICHVGMIRPPSHAVKSANRAWEHLGTSRAATLVLSHLQTWRHSETRAPYW is encoded by the exons ATGAGCTGCGGCGA GCTTTTCCAGGTGTATAGCGCGAGGGCCATCGCCCCCCGAGCCGTGCCCGTGGACCTGGCCATGCGGCTCTGCCTGAGCCACTCGCCCCCCATCCGCAAGCTGCTGAACTCCTATGAGGAGCTGCGGGGCAACCGGGGGCGCAAACCCCTCCGATCCTGTCTCAACCAGAAGCTGAGCGCAGAACCTGAGCCCGAGCGGCAAGATAGCACCAAGAGCTCCAAGGGCCAGAAGAAGAGAGTCGTGTTTGCTGACATGAAGGGGCTCTCACTGACGGCTGTCCGCTTCTTCTCAAAGATTGAGGAGGACCTCTGTGACTTGCAGCATGCCCTGTCTGACCTTGCCTGCTTCCGACCTAGACTGTGGGACTCACGCCCAGAAGTGTGCAGGTATGTGCTGGACTTCCCACAGCCCTCTGCGGACTACACCACTTTCCGCAGCCGCCTACACAGCAACCATGTCTGCCTGGAGAACTGCCTGATCCAGGACCGTGCCCTGTCAGGGACAGTGAAGGTCAGAAACATCGAGTACGAGAAGAAAGTGATGGTCCGCATCACCTTTGATGGCTGGAAGAGCTTCCGGGACATCTCCTGCCAGTACATGCATAGCACGTACAGCTCAGCTGACACAGACACCTTCTCTTTTGAGCTTGCCCTGCCCAAGCCATCCGTCTCCCGCAGGGCCACAGAGTTCTGCATCTCTTTCCAGTGCGGACAGAAGACCCACTGGGACAACAACCACGGGAGGAACTACAAGATCTGCCACGTGGGCATGATCCGCCCTCCCTCCCATGCCGTGAAGAGTGCTAACAGGGCCTGGGAGCATCTTGGCACCTCTCGGGCTGCCACCCTGGTCCTTTCTCACCTGCAGACCTGGCGGCACTCAGAGACCCGGGCTCCTTATTGGTAG
- the GPAT4 gene encoding glycerol-3-phosphate acyltransferase 4 isoform X2: protein MFLLLPFDSLVVNLLGISITVLFTLLLVFIIVPAIFGVSFGIRKVYMKTLLKIFQWATLRIERGAKEKNHPLYKPYVNGIIAKEPTSLEEEIKEIRRSGSGKALDTPEFELSDIFYFCRKGIETIMDDEVTKRFSAEELESWNLLSRTNYNFQYISLRLTVLWGLGVLIRYCFLLPLRIALAFTGISLLVTGTTVVGYLPNGRCKEFLSKHVHLMCYRICVRALTAIITYHDRENRPRNGGICVANHTSPIDVIILASDGYYAMVGQIHGGLMGVIQRAMVKACPHVWFERSEVKDRHLVAKRLTEHVQDKSKLPILIFPEGTCINNTSVMMFKKGSFEIGATVYPVAIKYDPQFGDAFWNSSKYGMVTYLLRMMTSWAIVCSVWYLPPMTRQGWRTEEREGERHVQGGATETLQQNDCRQP from the exons ATGTTCCTCCTGCTCCCCTTTGACAGCCTGGTTGTTAATCTCTTGGGGATTTCAATAACTGTCCTCTTCACTCTGCTTCTGGTTTTCATCATTGTGCCAGCAATTTTTGGAGTCTCCTTTGGCATCCGCAAGGTTTACATGAAAAcattattaaagatttttcag TGGGCGACACTGAGAATAGAGCGTGGTGCCAAGGAGAAGAACCATCCACTATACAAGCCCTATGTCAATG GTATCATTGCAAAGGAGCCAACATCACTGGAAGAGGAGATCAAGGAGATCCGCCGGAGTGGCAGTGGCAAAGCCCTGGACACCCCTGAGTTTGAGCTCTCAGATATCTTCTATTTCTGCCGCAAAGGCATCGAGACCATCATGGATGATGAAGTGACCAAGAGGTTCTCAGCTGAAGAGCTGGAGTCCTGGAACCTGCTCAGCAGGACCAACTACAACTTCCAGTATATCAGCCTGCGCCTCACTGTACTCTGGGGACTGGGTGTGCTCATCCGCTACTGCTTCCTTCTGCCCCTCAG GATAGCCCTGGCGTTTACTGGCATCAGCTTGTTGGTGACTGGTACTACAGTGGTGGGATATTTGCCAAATGGAAG GTGTAAGGAGTTCCTGAGCAAGCATGTCCACCTGATGTGTTACCGGATCTGTGTGCGTGCCCTCACAGCCATCATCACCTACCATGATCG aGAAAACAGACCCCGAAATGGAGGCATCTGCGTGGCCAATCACACATCTCCCATTGATGTGATCATCCTGGCCAGTGATGGCTACTACGCGATG GTGGGTCAGATCCACGGAGGGCTCATGGGTGTGATACAGAGAGCCATGGTGAAAGCTTGCCCCCACGTCTGGTTTGAACGCTCTGAGGTCAAAGATCGTCACCTCGTTGCCAAAAG GCTCACAGAGCATGTCCAGGACAAGAGCAAACTGCCTATTCTTATCTTTCCGGAAG GAACCTGCATCAACAACACGTCTGTGATGATGTTCAAAAAGGGGAGCTTTGAAATTGGAGCCACGGTTTATCCTGTAGCCATCAAG tATGACCCGCAGTTTGGAGATGCCTTCTGGAACAGCAGCAAGTATGGCATGGTAACCTACCTCCTTAGGATGATGACCAGCTGGGCCATTGTCTGCAGTGTCTGGTACTTGCCCCCAATGACCAGGCAG
- the GPAT4 gene encoding glycerol-3-phosphate acyltransferase 4 isoform X1, with amino-acid sequence MFLLLPFDSLVVNLLGISITVLFTLLLVFIIVPAIFGVSFGIRKVYMKTLLKIFQWATLRIERGAKEKNHPLYKPYVNGIIAKEPTSLEEEIKEIRRSGSGKALDTPEFELSDIFYFCRKGIETIMDDEVTKRFSAEELESWNLLSRTNYNFQYISLRLTVLWGLGVLIRYCFLLPLRIALAFTGISLLVTGTTVVGYLPNGRCKEFLSKHVHLMCYRICVRALTAIITYHDRENRPRNGGICVANHTSPIDVIILASDGYYAMVGQIHGGLMGVIQRAMVKACPHVWFERSEVKDRHLVAKRLTEHVQDKSKLPILIFPEGTCINNTSVMMFKKGSFEIGATVYPVAIKYDPQFGDAFWNSSKYGMVTYLLRMMTSWAIVCSVWYLPPMTRQPKEDAVQFANRVKSAIARQGGLVDLLWDGGLKREKVKDTFKEEQQKLYSKMIVGNHEDRSRS; translated from the exons ATGTTCCTCCTGCTCCCCTTTGACAGCCTGGTTGTTAATCTCTTGGGGATTTCAATAACTGTCCTCTTCACTCTGCTTCTGGTTTTCATCATTGTGCCAGCAATTTTTGGAGTCTCCTTTGGCATCCGCAAGGTTTACATGAAAAcattattaaagatttttcag TGGGCGACACTGAGAATAGAGCGTGGTGCCAAGGAGAAGAACCATCCACTATACAAGCCCTATGTCAATG GTATCATTGCAAAGGAGCCAACATCACTGGAAGAGGAGATCAAGGAGATCCGCCGGAGTGGCAGTGGCAAAGCCCTGGACACCCCTGAGTTTGAGCTCTCAGATATCTTCTATTTCTGCCGCAAAGGCATCGAGACCATCATGGATGATGAAGTGACCAAGAGGTTCTCAGCTGAAGAGCTGGAGTCCTGGAACCTGCTCAGCAGGACCAACTACAACTTCCAGTATATCAGCCTGCGCCTCACTGTACTCTGGGGACTGGGTGTGCTCATCCGCTACTGCTTCCTTCTGCCCCTCAG GATAGCCCTGGCGTTTACTGGCATCAGCTTGTTGGTGACTGGTACTACAGTGGTGGGATATTTGCCAAATGGAAG GTGTAAGGAGTTCCTGAGCAAGCATGTCCACCTGATGTGTTACCGGATCTGTGTGCGTGCCCTCACAGCCATCATCACCTACCATGATCG aGAAAACAGACCCCGAAATGGAGGCATCTGCGTGGCCAATCACACATCTCCCATTGATGTGATCATCCTGGCCAGTGATGGCTACTACGCGATG GTGGGTCAGATCCACGGAGGGCTCATGGGTGTGATACAGAGAGCCATGGTGAAAGCTTGCCCCCACGTCTGGTTTGAACGCTCTGAGGTCAAAGATCGTCACCTCGTTGCCAAAAG GCTCACAGAGCATGTCCAGGACAAGAGCAAACTGCCTATTCTTATCTTTCCGGAAG GAACCTGCATCAACAACACGTCTGTGATGATGTTCAAAAAGGGGAGCTTTGAAATTGGAGCCACGGTTTATCCTGTAGCCATCAAG tATGACCCGCAGTTTGGAGATGCCTTCTGGAACAGCAGCAAGTATGGCATGGTAACCTACCTCCTTAGGATGATGACCAGCTGGGCCATTGTCTGCAGTGTCTGGTACTTGCCCCCAATGACCAGGCAG CCCAAAGAGGACGCTGTCCAGTTTGCCAATCGAGTGAAGTCAGCCATTGCCAGGCAGGGGGGCCTTGTGGATCTGCTCTG